Sequence from the Piscinibacter sp. HJYY11 genome:
CGATCAGCGACAGCACGACCGCGATCACGGCCAGCCAGATGTAGAGCGAATCGTTGGTCGACACCAGGGACTGCAGCACCGCCAGCTTGGCGTAGAAGCCCACCGTCGGCGGGATACCGGCCAGCGAGAACATGAAGATCGCCATCACCGCGGCGTACCAGGGGCTGCGCCTGGCGAGGCCCTTGAAGTCGTCGATCTCTTCGCTTTCGAAGCCACGGCGCGACAGCAGCATGATGATGCCGAAGGTGCCGAGCGTGGTCAGCACGTAGCTCACCAGGTAGAACAGCGCCGATGAGTAGCCGTTGGCGGCCGAGAAGGTGTTGTTGGAGATCACCGTCGGCGTGAAGCCCAGGAGCATGAAGCCGATCTGCCCGATGGTCGAATAGGCCAGCATGCGCTTGAGGTTGCTCTGAGCGATGGCGGCCAGGTTGCCGATCACGAGCGACGCGACGGCGAGGAACATCAGCATCTGCTGCCAGTCGTTGGCCACGCCTGACATGCCCTCGACAAGCAGACGGAAAGTGATGGCGAAGGCCGCCAGCTTCGGCGCACCGGCGATCAGCAGCGTGACGGCAGTGGGTGCACCCTGGTACACGTCCGGGATCCACATGTGGAACGGCACCGCGCCGAGCTTGAACGCGAGGCCTGCCACGATGAACACCACGCCGAACACCAGCACCGCCTTGTTGATCTGCCCGGTGGCGATGGCTTCGAAGACCTTCGGGATGTCGAGCGAGCCGGCGGCGCCGTACATCATCGACAGGCCGTAGAGCAGGAAGCCGCTGGCGAGTGCGCCCAGCACGAAGTACTTCATCGCCGCTTCGGTCGAGTCGGCATGGTCGC
This genomic interval carries:
- the nuoN gene encoding NADH-quinone oxidoreductase subunit NuoN, which encodes MNDMNWLAVYPELVLLGMACVVAMVDLWVKHPRRTPTYLLTQATLAVVAVMHWLYFEGGFTIYGMQRMVVTDPLGHLLGVFATISVMIALAYARPYAEHREILKGELFTLSLFSLLGISIMLSANNFLVVYLGLELMSLSLYALTALRRDHADSTEAAMKYFVLGALASGFLLYGLSMMYGAAGSLDIPKVFEAIATGQINKAVLVFGVVFIVAGLAFKLGAVPFHMWIPDVYQGAPTAVTLLIAGAPKLAAFAITFRLLVEGMSGVANDWQQMLMFLAVASLVIGNLAAIAQSNLKRMLAYSTIGQIGFMLLGFTPTVISNNTFSAANGYSSALFYLVSYVLTTLGTFGIIMLLSRRGFESEEIDDFKGLARRSPWYAAVMAIFMFSLAGIPPTVGFYAKLAVLQSLVSTNDSLYIWLAVIAVVLSLIGAFYYLRLVKVMYFDEPVETAPITSTGDVRILLSLNGAAVLIFGLLPGWLMMVCANAVLLALKT